One stretch of Fictibacillus sp. b24 DNA includes these proteins:
- the cccA gene encoding cytochrome c550, whose product MKRNPLIPFAIIGVIGIVLMLTMGGYGINKIHTASQDKEKAAMDPEAIYKQNCSSCHGQNLEGNVGPALEKIGGQYKAEEIADIVKNGKGSGMPAGLVKGEEAKILVDWLAEKK is encoded by the coding sequence ATGAAACGTAATCCACTCATTCCTTTTGCCATTATTGGAGTTATTGGAATTGTTCTTATGCTTACAATGGGCGGATATGGTATTAACAAAATTCATACGGCTAGTCAGGATAAAGAAAAGGCTGCTATGGATCCAGAAGCAATCTATAAGCAGAACTGTTCTTCTTGTCATGGACAAAATTTAGAAGGTAACGTTGGTCCTGCACTTGAAAAGATTGGCGGACAGTATAAGGCAGAAGAAATTGCAGATATCGTTAAAAACGGTAAAGGATCTGGAATGCCAGCAGGGCTAGTAAAAGGTGAAGAAGCGAAAATACTAGTTGATTGGTTAGCAGAAAAAAAATAA